In Abyssibacter profundi, a single window of DNA contains:
- a CDS encoding acyl-CoA-binding protein, whose product MSDLNAAFEQAQKDIKTLTERPSNDDLLSLYALYKQGAEGDVSGKRPGMLDMVGRAKYDAWAKLKGTDSDTAKQQYIDKVQSMLG is encoded by the coding sequence ATGTCCGACCTCAACGCGGCATTCGAACAAGCGCAAAAGGACATCAAAACCCTGACCGAGCGGCCCAGCAATGATGATTTGCTAAGCCTTTATGCCCTGTACAAGCAGGGTGCCGAAGGGGATGTGTCGGGCAAGCGCCCGGGCATGCTGGATATGGTGGGTCGCGCCAAGTACGACGCCTGGGCCAAGCTCAAGGGCACGGACAGCGACACGGCCAAGCAGCAGTACATCGACAAGGTCCAGAGCATGCTCGGCTAA
- a CDS encoding acyl-CoA dehydrogenase — MPSPFDWSDPLRLDDQLEADERALRDAVRDYARGALLPRVVAAFRHGEFDREILREMGGLGMLGLSLDGPGCPGGSHVAYGLAAREIEAVDSGYRSALSVQSSLVMYPIHAFGSQEQRQRWLPALAAGTAVGCFGLTEPDHGSDPGGMKTRATPDAGGWRLDGAKTWITNAPIADLLLIWAKDPEDVIRGFLVERGANGLSTPTIEGKFSMRASVTGQIVLDGVRIDDAARLPGVEGLKGPFSCLNKARYGISWGAMGAAEACWKAARQYALDRTQFGRPLAATQLVQKKLADMQTEIALGLQLSLRLGRLLDAGQASPEMISLAKRNATGKALDIARAARDIHGGNGIVDEYHVIRHLMNLETVNTYEGTHDVHALILGRAQTGIQAFF, encoded by the coding sequence ATGCCGAGCCCATTTGATTGGAGCGACCCGCTCCGTCTGGACGACCAGCTGGAGGCCGACGAGCGCGCCCTGCGCGACGCGGTTCGCGACTACGCCCGGGGCGCCTTGCTGCCCCGGGTTGTCGCTGCGTTTCGGCACGGCGAGTTTGATCGCGAAATCCTGCGCGAAATGGGTGGGCTCGGCATGCTGGGTCTGTCGCTGGATGGACCGGGGTGCCCGGGTGGCTCGCACGTCGCCTACGGCTTGGCCGCACGCGAGATCGAAGCGGTGGACTCGGGCTACCGGTCGGCGTTGTCGGTGCAAAGCAGCCTGGTGATGTATCCGATTCATGCCTTCGGGTCGCAGGAACAGCGCCAGCGTTGGTTGCCGGCGTTGGCCGCCGGCACCGCTGTGGGCTGCTTCGGTCTGACCGAACCCGATCATGGTTCCGACCCGGGTGGCATGAAAACCCGCGCCACGCCGGATGCCGGTGGCTGGCGCCTGGATGGCGCCAAAACCTGGATTACCAACGCACCCATCGCCGACCTGCTGCTGATCTGGGCCAAGGACCCGGAGGATGTCATCCGCGGGTTTCTGGTCGAACGGGGTGCCAATGGGCTGAGCACACCGACGATCGAGGGCAAGTTCAGCATGCGCGCGTCGGTGACCGGGCAAATCGTGCTCGATGGCGTCCGCATCGACGATGCGGCGCGGTTGCCTGGGGTCGAGGGGCTGAAAGGACCGTTCTCCTGCCTCAACAAGGCACGTTACGGCATTAGCTGGGGCGCGATGGGCGCGGCGGAGGCCTGCTGGAAGGCCGCACGGCAATATGCACTGGATCGGACCCAGTTTGGCCGGCCGCTGGCCGCCACCCAGCTGGTGCAGAAGAAGCTCGCCGACATGCAAACCGAGATTGCCCTGGGCCTGCAGCTCTCGCTGCGTTTGGGGCGACTACTGGATGCCGGTCAGGCCAGCCCGGAGATGATCTCGCTGGCCAAGCGCAATGCCACGGGGAAGGCCCTGGACATTGCCCGGGCGGCGCGGGACATCCACGGCGGAAACGGCATTGTCGACGAGTACCACGTGATCCGCCATCTGATGAATCTGGAAACGGTGAATACCTACGAGGGGACGCATGATGTGCATGCGCTAATCCTCGGACGGGCGCAGACCGGCATCCAGGCGTTCTTCTAG
- a CDS encoding thrombospondin type 3 repeat-containing protein has product MQQHSVNSLRGLVAGVLALGACAAQAADTTPAGGTLSIDTPVLTFAGSTPAGANVSGVCFANTVDCDEFALTVELPGDALEVYDNLKIRVSIAAEFDDETGDYDLYVHDAGGNEIAASATASGSESTEFPAVAGTTDYTVYILPFLVAANSYEGTVELIGLDSGSGGGAGGATGLPADVPLTDVPRSVVAVIDSGVNPYHAFYHAGSPIYSDAAPSAVSLPVLDDFGIGGDCAIELTRTGDFAADYQADLDSGLWEQAAACDMVWFVGTNVIAKSFGPGTRPFLPDDEGDTHGVGTSASVLFANPEAVVVFIEGISDAAETFAMTHPAIDIITTSYGPIGSIPGTGHLNDSFTGSYAFGKLHFGACDNTPSTALQDSTCGPWWSVGIAGFEETQANEPGDSSNGRQVLSGTFPDFIADFTQTLPYCAECEDGYDDGVGGTSFATPRSAGTASKILLEARRALNYLGGPYVGQGRPLMAAGILNGQPVTFSNWQLRRALEESAWVPGSADYDPALGVTDIAVPINDAAPWVQLGWGVITPVDAAGVVANTLALLGIAEAEVPGKDAGFCEFQNGLIATRKLFWDTVAVDSETFLNAPSPDPYVYCDSTAALTADVGDGSPQDSDGDTVTDDVDNCPVTPNTDQADGDADGTGDVCEKGATGEGGPQQGGEEPDPVDTAPSGSSGAIPLGALLLLMLAGFRGRQSRR; this is encoded by the coding sequence ATGCAACAACATTCTGTGAATTCCCTACGCGGCCTGGTGGCCGGCGTTCTGGCGCTTGGGGCCTGTGCTGCACAGGCTGCGGACACCACGCCGGCTGGCGGTACGCTGTCCATCGACACGCCGGTACTGACCTTTGCCGGCAGCACACCCGCCGGCGCCAACGTCAGCGGTGTCTGCTTCGCCAATACCGTGGATTGTGATGAGTTCGCACTCACGGTCGAGCTGCCCGGTGACGCCCTGGAGGTCTACGACAACCTGAAGATTCGCGTGTCCATAGCGGCCGAGTTCGACGATGAAACGGGGGACTACGACCTGTATGTGCATGATGCCGGCGGCAACGAGATTGCCGCGTCGGCGACGGCTTCGGGCTCCGAGTCCACCGAATTCCCCGCCGTGGCAGGGACGACCGACTACACGGTCTACATCCTGCCGTTCCTGGTCGCTGCGAATAGCTACGAGGGCACGGTCGAGTTGATCGGGCTGGACAGTGGATCGGGCGGCGGTGCTGGCGGCGCGACCGGCCTGCCGGCCGATGTGCCGTTAACCGACGTTCCGCGGTCCGTGGTGGCCGTGATCGACTCGGGCGTCAACCCCTACCATGCGTTCTACCATGCTGGCAGCCCGATCTACAGCGATGCCGCGCCCAGCGCGGTTAGCCTGCCGGTACTGGACGACTTCGGCATCGGTGGCGACTGTGCCATTGAGCTGACCCGCACGGGCGATTTTGCGGCCGACTACCAGGCCGATCTCGATAGCGGGCTTTGGGAGCAGGCAGCGGCCTGCGACATGGTCTGGTTCGTGGGCACCAACGTCATTGCCAAGTCCTTTGGGCCGGGCACGCGTCCGTTCCTGCCGGATGACGAGGGCGATACCCATGGCGTCGGCACATCGGCATCGGTGTTGTTCGCCAACCCCGAAGCTGTGGTCGTGTTCATCGAGGGCATCTCGGATGCCGCCGAGACCTTTGCGATGACGCATCCGGCCATCGACATCATTACGACCAGCTACGGGCCGATTGGCAGCATCCCGGGAACTGGGCACCTCAACGACAGCTTCACGGGCAGTTATGCCTTCGGCAAGCTGCATTTTGGTGCCTGCGACAACACGCCCTCGACGGCCTTGCAGGATTCGACCTGTGGTCCTTGGTGGAGCGTGGGCATTGCCGGTTTCGAGGAAACCCAGGCCAACGAGCCGGGAGACTCGTCCAACGGCCGTCAGGTGCTGTCCGGGACCTTCCCCGACTTCATCGCCGATTTCACACAGACGCTGCCGTACTGCGCCGAGTGTGAAGATGGCTATGACGATGGGGTTGGTGGGACCAGCTTTGCCACGCCGCGCTCTGCGGGGACGGCCTCGAAGATTCTGCTGGAGGCCCGGCGCGCACTGAACTACCTGGGTGGTCCCTATGTGGGCCAGGGGCGTCCGCTGATGGCCGCCGGTATTCTCAATGGCCAGCCGGTGACGTTCTCCAACTGGCAGCTGCGTCGCGCGCTGGAAGAATCGGCCTGGGTGCCGGGCTCGGCGGACTACGATCCGGCGCTGGGTGTGACCGACATTGCCGTGCCGATCAATGATGCAGCGCCCTGGGTGCAGCTGGGCTGGGGTGTGATCACACCCGTGGACGCGGCCGGTGTGGTGGCGAATACGTTGGCCCTGCTGGGCATTGCCGAGGCGGAAGTGCCTGGCAAGGATGCCGGTTTCTGCGAATTCCAGAATGGGCTGATCGCCACGCGCAAGCTGTTCTGGGACACGGTGGCGGTGGACAGCGAAACCTTCCTCAACGCACCCAGCCCGGATCCGTATGTCTACTGCGACAGCACGGCGGCGCTGACGGCGGATGTCGGTGATGGCAGCCCGCAGGACAGCGATGGCGACACCGTGACCGATGACGTCGACAACTGTCCGGTGACGCCGAACACCGATCAGGCCGATGGCGATGCCGACGGCACGGGCGATGTCTGTGAAAAGGGCGCAACTGGCGAAGGCGGTCCACAGCAGGGCGGGGAAGAACCTGACCCGGTGGATACCGCGCCGAGTGGGTCCTCCGGTGCGATTCCTCTGGGGGCCTTGCTGCTGCTGATGCTGGCCGGCTTCCGGGGGCGTCAGTCGCGTCGCTAG
- a CDS encoding TlpA family protein disulfide reductase has translation MKAFLQMLLLGLVLALGPMAGSQAADKPAAVLFHADWCLNCKLMKPRLAALQQQYGDRIEFIRVDYTTDAGRAEGKALAKARGFAKLYGENRATGWVALLKPDGTEAGALHVTMEDAEMQRALEDLLAASESS, from the coding sequence ATGAAAGCGTTTCTGCAAATGTTGCTGCTGGGCCTGGTCCTGGCGCTCGGGCCCATGGCAGGGTCTCAGGCCGCCGATAAGCCGGCCGCAGTGCTGTTCCACGCCGACTGGTGCCTGAATTGCAAGCTGATGAAGCCGAGGCTGGCGGCCCTACAGCAGCAGTATGGTGACCGGATCGAGTTCATTCGCGTGGACTACACCACGGATGCGGGACGCGCCGAGGGCAAGGCGCTGGCCAAGGCCCGGGGCTTTGCCAAGCTGTATGGCGAGAATCGGGCGACGGGCTGGGTGGCCTTGCTCAAGCCGGATGGGACGGAGGCAGGTGCCCTGCACGTGACGATGGAAGATGCCGAGATGCAGCGCGCATTGGAGGATTTACTGGCGGCCAGCGAGTCATCCTAA